The following proteins are encoded in a genomic region of Danio rerio strain Tuebingen ecotype United States chromosome 16, GRCz12tu, whole genome shotgun sequence:
- the acot22 gene encoding acyl-CoA thioesterase 22 gives MYAALKFAFMPFARSLAKVHYSSGVSIKLLPSYKCSFEDPVHVMVSGLNPHQRVNLRSKITDEGGRDFKASAIYLADDNGQIDLKRDSSAGGSFSGVEPMGLFWALKADLLSCKFKLKDVTRPALVDIEVVGEDEKVLAKVTNERHCLSEGVRRSLVTEGRIRGTLFMPTGNGPFPGILDTYILKGGPFELRAALLAKRGFAVLALAYQNYQDLPKKADKFHLEYFEEGLDFLRRQPEVKGQKIGLLSISKSGDLALSMSTFLPDITAAVWINGCNANSLIPLYYKDMYIPPLTLDFKKKKMTALGLVDMLEVVNDPMSKEGLPTVIPIERASASFMFIASEADMNWRSVYHAKLACDRLKAHGKNNYELVKYEKAGHFIEVPYMPFCLAAFHGVLEQPVLFGGEPKAHSEAQVDAWQRIIIFFKRTLGS, from the exons GTGAGCGGCTTAAATCCACATCAACGTGTGAATCTGCGCTCCAAAATCACGGATGAAGGTGGACGTGATTTCAAGGCTTCAGCGATCTACCTAGCAGATGACAATGGCCAAATTGACCTCAAGCGCGACTCTTCTGCTGGCGGGAGCTTTTCTGGAGTGGAACCGATGGGTTTATTCTGGGCTCTGAAAGCAGATCTATTAAGCTGCAAGTTCAAGCTGAAAGATGTGACGCGTCCAGCTCTTGTTGACATTGAGGTTGTCGGTGAGGATGAGAAAGTCCTGGCCAAAGTGACCAACGAGAGACACTGCCTGAGCGAGGGTGTCCGGAGAAGTCTTGTCACCGAAGGAAGGATCAGAGGGACTCTTTTTATGCCCACTG gtaATGGACCATTTCCTGGGATTTTGGATACTTACATACTTAAAGGAGGTCCTTTTGAGTTGAGAGCAGCTCTGCTGGCAAAGAGAGGCTTTGCAGTTTTAGCCTTGGCCTACCAAAACTACCAGGATTTACCCAAAAAAGCTGACAAATTTCACCTGGAGTACTTTGAAGAAGGTCTAGATTTCCTACGCCGACAGCCAGAG GTGAAAGGTCAAAAAATCGGCCTTCTGTCCATATCAAAGAGTGGAGATCTCGCTTTGTCCATGTCAACGTTTCTGCCGGACATAACAGCTGCTGTTTGGATCAACGGATGCAATGCCAACAGCCTGATCCCGCTCTACTACAAAGACATGTACATTCCACCTCTCACGCTTgactttaagaaaaagaaaatgacagCATTAGGCCTCGTAGACATGCTAGAGGTTGTGAATGACCCGATGTCTAAAGAAGGTCTTCCTACTGTTATTCCCATCGAGCGTGCCTCTGCTAGTTTCATGTTCATCGCTTCAGAAGCTGACATGAACTGGCGGAGCGTCTATCATGCAAAGTTAGCATGCGACAGGCTCAAAGCACATGGGAAAAACAACTATGAGCTGGTGAAGTATGAAAAAGCTGGTCACTTTATCGAGGTGCCCTACATGCCATTTTGTCTGGCTGCATTTCATGGCGTACTTGAGCAACCGGTTTTGTTTGGCGGGGAACCCAAAGCTCATTCAGAGGCACAGGTGGATGCCTGGCAAAGGATTATCATATTCTTTAAAAGAACCCTCGGCAGCTGA
- the acot22 gene encoding acyl-CoA thioesterase 22 isoform X1, which translates to MVSGLNPHQRVNLRSKITDEGGRDFKASAIYLADDNGQIDLKRDSSAGGSFSGVEPMGLFWALKADLLSCKFKLKDVTRPALVDIEVVGEDEKVLAKVTNERHCLSEGVRRSLVTEGRIRGTLFMPTGNGPFPGILDTYILKGGPFELRAALLAKRGFAVLALAYQNYQDLPKKADKFHLEYFEEGLDFLRRQPEVKGQKIGLLSISKSGDLALSMSTFLPDITAAVWINGCNANSLIPLYYKDMYIPPLTLDFKKKKMTALGLVDMLEVVNDPMSKEGLPTVIPIERASASFMFIASEADMNWRSVYHAKLACDRLKAHGKNNYELVKYEKAGHFIEVPYMPFCLAAFHGVLEQPVLFGGEPKAHSEAQVDAWQRIIIFFKRTLGS; encoded by the exons GTGAGCGGCTTAAATCCACATCAACGTGTGAATCTGCGCTCCAAAATCACGGATGAAGGTGGACGTGATTTCAAGGCTTCAGCGATCTACCTAGCAGATGACAATGGCCAAATTGACCTCAAGCGCGACTCTTCTGCTGGCGGGAGCTTTTCTGGAGTGGAACCGATGGGTTTATTCTGGGCTCTGAAAGCAGATCTATTAAGCTGCAAGTTCAAGCTGAAAGATGTGACGCGTCCAGCTCTTGTTGACATTGAGGTTGTCGGTGAGGATGAGAAAGTCCTGGCCAAAGTGACCAACGAGAGACACTGCCTGAGCGAGGGTGTCCGGAGAAGTCTTGTCACCGAAGGAAGGATCAGAGGGACTCTTTTTATGCCCACTG gtaATGGACCATTTCCTGGGATTTTGGATACTTACATACTTAAAGGAGGTCCTTTTGAGTTGAGAGCAGCTCTGCTGGCAAAGAGAGGCTTTGCAGTTTTAGCCTTGGCCTACCAAAACTACCAGGATTTACCCAAAAAAGCTGACAAATTTCACCTGGAGTACTTTGAAGAAGGTCTAGATTTCCTACGCCGACAGCCAGAG GTGAAAGGTCAAAAAATCGGCCTTCTGTCCATATCAAAGAGTGGAGATCTCGCTTTGTCCATGTCAACGTTTCTGCCGGACATAACAGCTGCTGTTTGGATCAACGGATGCAATGCCAACAGCCTGATCCCGCTCTACTACAAAGACATGTACATTCCACCTCTCACGCTTgactttaagaaaaagaaaatgacagCATTAGGCCTCGTAGACATGCTAGAGGTTGTGAATGACCCGATGTCTAAAGAAGGTCTTCCTACTGTTATTCCCATCGAGCGTGCCTCTGCTAGTTTCATGTTCATCGCTTCAGAAGCTGACATGAACTGGCGGAGCGTCTATCATGCAAAGTTAGCATGCGACAGGCTCAAAGCACATGGGAAAAACAACTATGAGCTGGTGAAGTATGAAAAAGCTGGTCACTTTATCGAGGTGCCCTACATGCCATTTTGTCTGGCTGCATTTCATGGCGTACTTGAGCAACCGGTTTTGTTTGGCGGGGAACCCAAAGCTCATTCAGAGGCACAGGTGGATGCCTGGCAAAGGATTATCATATTCTTTAAAAGAACCCTCGGCAGCTGA